From one Nitrososphaerota archaeon genomic stretch:
- the rpmC gene encoding 50S ribosomal protein L29 yields the protein MSEEDLQDRLADLRSELSKLNISAGRGTLKKESGSIKVVRRNIARVLTVMNEKAPKSEEEGAAE from the coding sequence ATGAGTGAAGAGGATCTGCAGGATAGGCTGGCAGATCTCAGAAGCGAGCTGTCGAAGCTTAACATTTCAGCTGGGCGTGGAACGTTGAAGAAGGAGTCAGGTAGCATAAAGGTTGTGCGGCGAAACATAGCTAGGGTTCTGACCGTCATGAATGAAAAAGCGCCGAAGAGTGAAGAAGAAGGAGCCGCAGAGTAA